The following proteins are co-located in the Haloarcula rubripromontorii genome:
- a CDS encoding NAD-dependent epimerase/dehydratase family protein, with protein sequence MSDSEPTSEPPHVAVTGAAGYIGSRVIYELQQTHPNWEITAIDNFYLGTVQSVGDVDIEHVDIRNRDRLEAALDGADVVMHLAAISGVDDCEEKQDLAYEVNVQGTDNVAWFCRKTGAALIFPFSMAVIGDPQEFPITIDHPRDPLNWYGRTKLLNERDIETYADGAFPAHQFMISNLYGSHEIDGQTVSKGTVINFFVNRALAGETLTVYEPGTQSRNFIHVKDVARAYVDSCERLLEQLDRGETGVEKYEIASDEDPGVHTVAELVSDIAASVADIDADVELVENPRGDDETLVDSFPVDTDRTADVLGWTPEHDVESAIRTALESTTT encoded by the coding sequence ATGTCTGATTCAGAACCCACGAGCGAACCGCCCCACGTCGCCGTCACCGGCGCTGCGGGCTACATCGGCAGTCGCGTCATCTACGAGCTACAGCAGACCCACCCCAACTGGGAGATCACCGCTATCGACAACTTCTATCTCGGTACCGTGCAGTCCGTCGGCGATGTCGATATCGAACACGTCGACATCCGGAACCGGGACCGTCTGGAGGCGGCGCTAGACGGGGCCGACGTCGTGATGCACCTCGCTGCGATCTCCGGTGTCGACGACTGCGAGGAGAAACAAGACCTAGCGTATGAGGTGAACGTTCAGGGAACGGACAACGTTGCCTGGTTCTGCCGCAAGACTGGTGCAGCGCTGATTTTCCCGTTCTCGATGGCTGTTATCGGCGACCCACAGGAGTTCCCCATTACGATCGATCATCCACGGGACCCGCTGAACTGGTACGGGCGGACGAAACTGCTCAACGAGCGCGATATCGAGACGTACGCCGACGGGGCGTTCCCCGCCCACCAGTTCATGATATCGAACCTCTACGGGAGCCACGAGATAGACGGTCAGACCGTCTCGAAGGGGACTGTCATCAACTTCTTCGTGAACCGCGCGCTCGCCGGCGAGACGCTGACAGTTTACGAGCCGGGAACACAGTCCCGGAACTTCATCCACGTCAAGGACGTAGCCCGGGCCTACGTCGATAGCTGCGAACGGCTGCTAGAGCAACTGGACCGCGGCGAGACCGGCGTCGAGAAATATGAGATCGCGAGTGACGAAGACCCGGGCGTCCATACTGTCGCCGAACTCGTCAGTGACATCGCCGCCTCGGTCGCTGACATCGATGCCGACGTGGAACTGGTCGAGAACCCGCGGGGCGACGACGAAACGCTCGTCGATTCGTTCCCGGTCGACACTGACCGAACGGCTGACGTGCTGGGCTGGACCCCGGAACACGACGTAGAGTCAGCGATCCGGACGGCACTGGAATCGACGACCACGTAG
- a CDS encoding NUDIX domain-containing protein, with translation MRVHDEFIPQETFATCLDNMPQPCVDLVVEYEGGILLTRRQKEPAKGEWFWPGSRLYKGERLDDAAHRIAREELGLNLVTVEQLGISEHFWETSAVDGVDTRHTIPVVYRVEPEGDQSVTLDEQHDATQVVTAPPEGANRYVTEYFERFDIGE, from the coding sequence ATGAGGGTCCACGACGAGTTCATCCCGCAGGAGACGTTCGCTACCTGTCTCGACAACATGCCACAGCCCTGCGTCGACCTCGTGGTCGAGTACGAGGGAGGTATCCTGCTGACGCGCCGGCAGAAGGAACCGGCGAAAGGCGAGTGGTTCTGGCCGGGCAGTCGCCTGTACAAGGGCGAGCGGCTCGACGACGCGGCACATCGAATCGCGCGCGAGGAACTGGGACTCAACCTCGTGACGGTCGAGCAACTCGGCATCAGCGAGCACTTCTGGGAGACGTCGGCCGTCGACGGCGTCGACACCCGCCACACGATTCCCGTCGTCTACCGGGTCGAACCCGAGGGCGACCAGTCCGTCACGCTGGACGAGCAACACGACGCGACCCAGGTCGTCACGGCCCCGCCCGAGGGGGCGAACCGCTACGTCACGGAGTACTTCGAGCGGTTCGACATCGGCGAGTAG
- a CDS encoding NAD-dependent epimerase/dehydratase family protein: MTILITGGDGYVGWPAALRIADRTDDRVLLVDNFARREWVEDVGATSATPVASIDERLDAAREVHGLTNLSFVEGDLAEKSFVDELLAVHEPDVVVHTAAQPSAPYSQINGERANYTQHNNLQATRNLLWGLEEHALTDTHFVETTTTGVYGAPEFPIPEGGATMENQGERDDVPFPNMGGSWYHATKGFDAQNMRLAHTQFDIPISDVRTAIVYGTETEETRADDRLKTRFDFDYYFGTVTHRFCAQAVAGYPVTVYGKGEQRKPFISLEDAVEGLAEVALTDPDDRPEGLTVYNQVTRAISIVEIAETIADVGSEYDLDVAVEHFENPRDEDETHKMEIENDRYADLIGGQSQSFEDGVDDIFETLTRYADTIEAHEDRFLPGVLSED, translated from the coding sequence ATGACCATCCTCATCACTGGCGGCGACGGCTACGTCGGGTGGCCGGCCGCGCTGCGCATCGCAGACCGAACGGACGACCGCGTCCTCCTCGTCGACAACTTCGCCCGCCGGGAGTGGGTCGAAGACGTTGGCGCGACGAGTGCGACACCGGTCGCAAGCATCGACGAGCGCCTCGACGCGGCCCGCGAGGTCCACGGCCTGACGAACCTCTCGTTCGTCGAGGGCGACCTCGCCGAGAAGTCCTTCGTCGACGAACTGCTGGCGGTCCACGAGCCGGACGTGGTCGTCCACACCGCCGCCCAGCCGTCCGCGCCGTACTCCCAGATCAACGGCGAGCGGGCGAACTACACCCAGCACAACAACCTTCAGGCGACCCGGAATCTCCTGTGGGGCCTCGAAGAGCACGCCCTCACAGACACCCACTTCGTTGAGACGACGACGACGGGCGTCTACGGTGCGCCAGAGTTCCCGATTCCCGAGGGCGGCGCGACGATGGAGAACCAGGGCGAGCGCGACGACGTGCCGTTCCCCAACATGGGCGGGAGCTGGTACCACGCGACGAAGGGCTTCGACGCACAGAACATGCGGCTGGCCCACACCCAGTTCGACATCCCGATTTCGGACGTGCGGACGGCCATCGTCTACGGAACCGAGACCGAGGAGACCCGCGCTGACGACCGGCTCAAGACGCGCTTCGACTTCGACTACTACTTCGGAACGGTTACCCACCGCTTCTGTGCGCAGGCGGTCGCGGGCTACCCGGTCACGGTATACGGCAAAGGCGAGCAGCGCAAGCCGTTCATTTCGCTGGAAGACGCCGTCGAGGGGCTAGCCGAAGTCGCGCTGACTGATCCCGACGACCGACCAGAGGGGCTGACGGTGTACAATCAGGTCACGCGCGCAATCAGCATCGTCGAGATCGCCGAAACCATCGCTGACGTGGGCAGCGAGTACGACCTCGACGTTGCCGTCGAACACTTCGAGAACCCCCGCGACGAAGACGAGACTCACAAGATGGAGATCGAAAACGACCGCTACGCCGACCTCATCGGCGGCCAGTCACAGTCCTTCGAGGACGGCGTCGACGACATCTTCGAGACGCTGACCCGTTACGCCGACACCATCGAGGCACACGAGGACCGGTTCCTGCCGGGCGTCCTGAGCGAGGACTAA
- a CDS encoding carboxypeptidase-like regulatory domain-containing protein — translation MSDTPGAGAVLDDRPELRDATEAVLAVDDEQDGWTFDDIPIDSGQFGELVSTGIVEKDGEQYRVADPDAVRAALDGEPETGGDSGREMALGDALRFDFDARATGLLIAALSVVLVARTYVIGSIYRGDDIVLSSNDPYYYRYHVEQVAANAGSAADFGALSVLPDAVTKGEPLMIATLWWVSSLFGGSNEIIGHVLAWYPVVSALVTSVLLYLLAVRVSSDRRVGLASVLFLAFIPGHAFRTSLGFADHHAFDYPWLALTALALVVALTTATNRTSLRRPQPWIAAVGIGVGTAGQVLAWEAGPLLVLPVSLVVLGQTLLDVSNDRSALVSNAPVLAGVSLGAILAWSVHTVTGWQTALVTSAPALLTLGTVVVIATAEVARRFGGTVEQLAVVDLGLGVVGLLVFRFGFAEQWDTFNSRLDLLFRSDAIAETYGLFSADAFGFLFLLGLTLFLALPAMVWGLDLAWSDQSGWLVASSYVWVLFALAVIQVRFVGELATFLALFAGLAFVWVASWVELARPVLTTGDRDLRDVLVPDSRAVASLFVLFLLFGSLGIVQVPVKTSQVLVEDGTYDAATAIEADAAERGFEYPENYVLSRWGQSRVYNYFVNGESRSFSYARQKYGPFVAETDPDAALSRISNRVGYIVTTEADIEEPTTMYARLHQHFGSRNGDVDGLAHYRPLFTSEDGSHRAFAVVPGGEIKGTAAPNSTVSVVTTLAVSGREVDYERQTTANRNGDFTVTVANPGTYTVTTDGGNKTTVEVTEQMVYSGGNVTVE, via the coding sequence ATGAGCGACACGCCCGGGGCGGGAGCGGTACTCGATGACCGGCCCGAGCTACGAGATGCGACAGAAGCCGTTCTGGCCGTCGACGACGAACAAGACGGCTGGACGTTCGACGATATCCCAATCGATTCGGGCCAGTTCGGCGAACTCGTCTCCACGGGCATCGTCGAGAAAGACGGCGAGCAGTATCGAGTCGCCGACCCAGACGCTGTGCGGGCCGCGCTCGACGGCGAGCCTGAGACCGGTGGCGACAGCGGACGCGAGATGGCGCTCGGTGACGCACTGCGTTTTGATTTCGACGCGCGAGCAACCGGATTGCTCATCGCCGCCCTATCGGTCGTACTCGTCGCCCGAACCTACGTCATCGGGTCGATATATCGCGGCGACGACATCGTTCTCTCGAGTAACGACCCCTATTACTACAGATACCACGTCGAACAGGTCGCGGCAAACGCCGGCAGCGCGGCCGATTTCGGGGCGCTCTCCGTGCTTCCGGACGCAGTGACAAAGGGAGAGCCGCTTATGATCGCGACACTCTGGTGGGTTTCCAGCCTCTTTGGCGGGAGCAACGAAATTATCGGCCACGTTCTCGCCTGGTATCCGGTCGTGTCAGCACTCGTCACGAGCGTCCTGCTCTATCTGCTCGCAGTTCGGGTATCCAGCGACCGGCGTGTCGGCCTCGCATCGGTGCTGTTCCTCGCGTTTATTCCGGGCCACGCCTTCCGGACCAGCCTCGGGTTCGCGGATCACCACGCCTTCGACTATCCCTGGCTGGCACTCACCGCCCTTGCACTCGTAGTCGCGCTAACGACGGCCACGAATCGAACGTCGCTTCGTCGACCACAGCCGTGGATTGCCGCGGTCGGCATCGGTGTCGGTACTGCCGGCCAGGTGCTCGCGTGGGAGGCCGGGCCGTTGCTCGTCCTCCCGGTCAGTCTGGTGGTGCTGGGACAGACACTGCTGGATGTCTCGAACGACCGGTCGGCACTGGTCAGCAACGCGCCGGTCCTTGCCGGCGTTAGCCTCGGTGCGATACTCGCCTGGAGTGTGCATACTGTCACCGGCTGGCAAACTGCGCTCGTCACTAGCGCGCCAGCACTACTGACACTGGGTACTGTCGTCGTCATTGCGACGGCGGAAGTAGCCCGGCGCTTCGGTGGTACTGTCGAACAACTGGCTGTGGTCGATCTCGGACTTGGTGTCGTTGGCCTCCTCGTCTTCCGCTTTGGCTTCGCCGAGCAGTGGGACACGTTCAATAGCCGGCTCGACTTGTTATTTCGATCCGACGCAATCGCCGAGACGTACGGACTGTTCAGCGCGGACGCATTTGGCTTCCTGTTTCTGCTCGGTCTGACGCTGTTCCTGGCGCTGCCGGCAATGGTGTGGGGACTTGACCTCGCGTGGAGCGACCAGAGCGGCTGGCTCGTCGCCAGTAGCTACGTCTGGGTGCTGTTCGCTCTCGCGGTGATTCAGGTCCGTTTCGTCGGCGAACTGGCCACGTTTCTCGCGCTGTTCGCCGGCCTTGCGTTCGTCTGGGTCGCCTCGTGGGTCGAACTCGCCCGTCCAGTACTCACGACCGGTGACAGGGACTTGCGAGACGTACTCGTTCCGGACAGCCGCGCGGTTGCGTCGCTGTTCGTGCTGTTCCTGTTGTTCGGATCCCTCGGGATAGTGCAGGTCCCGGTGAAGACGAGTCAGGTACTTGTCGAGGACGGGACGTACGACGCGGCGACTGCAATCGAAGCTGACGCCGCCGAGCGGGGATTCGAATACCCGGAAAACTACGTCCTCAGCCGCTGGGGACAGAGCCGCGTGTACAACTACTTCGTCAACGGCGAGTCACGGAGCTTCAGTTACGCCCGCCAGAAGTACGGGCCATTCGTCGCAGAAACAGACCCTGATGCGGCCCTCAGTCGGATTTCCAACCGAGTCGGGTACATTGTAACGACGGAAGCCGATATCGAGGAACCGACCACGATGTACGCTCGGCTACACCAGCACTTCGGAAGCCGCAACGGAGATGTGGACGGACTGGCACACTACCGCCCGCTCTTCACAAGCGAAGACGGAAGCCATAGAGCGTTCGCGGTTGTTCCCGGTGGGGAGATCAAGGGGACTGCGGCCCCGAATTCGACCGTCTCGGTCGTAACGACGCTCGCTGTCTCAGGCAGGGAGGTCGACTACGAGCGCCAGACAACGGCCAATCGGAACGGTGACTTCACTGTTACCGTCGCAAACCCCGGGACGTACACCGTGACGACCGACGGCGGAAACAAAACGACTGTCGAAGTCACGGAGCAGATGGTGTACAGCGGCGGTAATGTCACTGTCGAGTGA
- a CDS encoding NAD-dependent epimerase/dehydratase family protein, producing the protein MDVLVTGACGYIGSALVPLLRADDRVDDVVVFDDLSSGSPRALLGTLGDGLEFRRGDVREYGDVESAMRGVDRVIHLAAITGASSTHDRREETFAINYDGTENVLTAAGKLGVDHVVFASSCNVYGRATSTDIDETVDPDPINPYAETKLQSETLLREYCEEFDMTGTALRMATNFGHSPGIRFNLVVNYFVFRALTNRPLTVYGDGSNWRPFIHVQDAARAYAEAVCDPESWDEPVYNVGSMESNYQISDIADLVAEEVAPVDVTYLEDEHPGPSYHVNFDRLSGTGFEPSWTLREGVRDLAEKFTTNV; encoded by the coding sequence ATGGACGTGCTGGTCACCGGGGCCTGTGGCTACATCGGCAGCGCGCTGGTCCCGCTGCTCCGGGCGGACGACCGCGTGGACGATGTCGTCGTCTTCGACGACCTTTCTTCAGGGTCGCCGCGCGCGCTGCTCGGGACGCTCGGGGACGGCCTCGAATTCCGCCGCGGCGACGTCCGCGAGTACGGCGACGTGGAAAGCGCCATGCGCGGCGTTGACCGTGTCATCCACCTCGCAGCCATCACCGGCGCGTCGAGCACCCACGACCGCCGCGAGGAGACGTTCGCTATCAACTACGACGGGACGGAGAACGTCCTGACGGCGGCGGGCAAACTCGGCGTCGACCACGTGGTCTTTGCCTCCTCGTGTAACGTCTACGGTCGCGCGACCAGCACCGACATCGACGAGACGGTCGACCCGGACCCCATCAACCCCTACGCGGAGACGAAACTGCAGTCCGAGACGCTGCTCCGGGAGTACTGCGAGGAGTTCGACATGACCGGGACCGCCCTCCGGATGGCCACGAACTTCGGCCACTCGCCGGGCATCCGGTTCAACCTCGTCGTGAACTACTTCGTGTTCCGCGCGCTCACCAACCGCCCGCTCACCGTCTACGGCGACGGCTCGAACTGGCGGCCGTTCATCCACGTCCAGGACGCCGCCCGCGCCTACGCCGAAGCGGTGTGCGATCCCGAATCCTGGGACGAACCGGTGTACAACGTCGGATCGATGGAGTCGAACTACCAGATCTCGGACATCGCCGATCTTGTCGCAGAGGAGGTTGCCCCGGTCGACGTGACCTATCTCGAAGACGAACATCCCGGCCCGTCGTATCACGTCAACTTCGACCGACTGAGCGGGACCGGCTTCGAACCATCGTGGACGCTTCGGGAGGGCGTCCGCGACCTCGCGGAGAAATTTACGACCAATGTCTGA